The proteins below come from a single Haliaeetus albicilla chromosome 22, bHalAlb1.1, whole genome shotgun sequence genomic window:
- the C1QTNF8 gene encoding complement C1q tumor necrosis factor-related protein 8 isoform X2, with protein sequence MSAVFLLLLLSTVNISAEKGLPRREPRRLSCVRCCGPSEQPISIISSRYTRMSSDPAYSVPKVQPTIDITILKGEKGEMGEKGYPGAVGKEGERGLRGFNGRKGQKGQPGPQGHSCKQLYAAFSVGRRKPLHSSDYFQHVTFDTEFVNLYKHFNMFSGKFFCYVAGIYYFSLNVHTWNFKETYLHLMKNEKEVAILYAQPSDRSIMQSQSLMLDLQEGEEVWVRMFKRERENAIYSEESDVYIIFNGHLIKPAVE encoded by the exons ATGAGCGCTGTGTTTCTCCTGCTCTTGTTGTCCACTGTGAACATCAGCGCGGAAAAGGGTCTGCCGAGACGGGAACCGCGACGTCTCTCGTGTGTGCGATGCTGCGGGCCTTCAGAGCAGCCCATCTCCATCATCTCCTCACGATACACAAGGATGAGCAGCGACCCTGCCTATTCGGTACCCAAAGTCCAGCCCACCATAGATATCACCATCCTCAAAG GGGAGAAGGGTGAAATGGGAGAGAAAGGGTATCCTGGAGCAgttgggaaggaaggagaaagagggcTACGTGGCTTTAATGGACGGAAAGGACAGAAAGGGCAGCCTGGCCCACAAGGCCATTCCTGCAAGCAGCTCTATGCAGCTTTCTCAGTGGGTCGGAGAAAACCCCTTCATAGCTCAGACTACTTCCAACATGTCACTTTTGACACTGAGTTCGTGAACCTCTACAAGCACTTCAACATGTTTTCGGGGAAGTTCTTCTGCTACGTGGCAGGAATCTACTACTTCAGCCTCAACGTCCACACCTGGAACTTCAAGGAGACCTACCTGCACTTGATGAAGAATGAGAAAGAGGTGGCCATCCTCTACGCCCAGCCCAGCGATCGGAGCATCATGCAGAGCCAGAGCCTGATGCTGGACctgcaggaaggagaggaggtCTGGGTGAGGATGTTCAAGCGGGAGCGAGAAAATGCCATCTATAGTGAGGAGTCTGATGTTTACATCATCTTCAATGGCCATTTAATCAAGCCAGCCGTAGAGTAG
- the C1QTNF8 gene encoding complement C1q tumor necrosis factor-related protein 8 isoform X1: MILLQENPYQLAPLKMSAVFLLLLLSTVNISAEKGLPRREPRRLSCVRCCGPSEQPISIISSRYTRMSSDPAYSVPKVQPTIDITILKGEKGEMGEKGYPGAVGKEGERGLRGFNGRKGQKGQPGPQGHSCKQLYAAFSVGRRKPLHSSDYFQHVTFDTEFVNLYKHFNMFSGKFFCYVAGIYYFSLNVHTWNFKETYLHLMKNEKEVAILYAQPSDRSIMQSQSLMLDLQEGEEVWVRMFKRERENAIYSEESDVYIIFNGHLIKPAVE; the protein is encoded by the exons ATGATCTTGTTACAAGAAAATCCTTACCAG CTGGCTCCGCTGAAGATGAGCGCTGTGTTTCTCCTGCTCTTGTTGTCCACTGTGAACATCAGCGCGGAAAAGGGTCTGCCGAGACGGGAACCGCGACGTCTCTCGTGTGTGCGATGCTGCGGGCCTTCAGAGCAGCCCATCTCCATCATCTCCTCACGATACACAAGGATGAGCAGCGACCCTGCCTATTCGGTACCCAAAGTCCAGCCCACCATAGATATCACCATCCTCAAAG GGGAGAAGGGTGAAATGGGAGAGAAAGGGTATCCTGGAGCAgttgggaaggaaggagaaagagggcTACGTGGCTTTAATGGACGGAAAGGACAGAAAGGGCAGCCTGGCCCACAAGGCCATTCCTGCAAGCAGCTCTATGCAGCTTTCTCAGTGGGTCGGAGAAAACCCCTTCATAGCTCAGACTACTTCCAACATGTCACTTTTGACACTGAGTTCGTGAACCTCTACAAGCACTTCAACATGTTTTCGGGGAAGTTCTTCTGCTACGTGGCAGGAATCTACTACTTCAGCCTCAACGTCCACACCTGGAACTTCAAGGAGACCTACCTGCACTTGATGAAGAATGAGAAAGAGGTGGCCATCCTCTACGCCCAGCCCAGCGATCGGAGCATCATGCAGAGCCAGAGCCTGATGCTGGACctgcaggaaggagaggaggtCTGGGTGAGGATGTTCAAGCGGGAGCGAGAAAATGCCATCTATAGTGAGGAGTCTGATGTTTACATCATCTTCAATGGCCATTTAATCAAGCCAGCCGTAGAGTAG